The Eupeodes corollae chromosome X, idEupCoro1.1, whole genome shotgun sequence DNA window ACAATGGAGTTGCTATAGCgcggaaaaaaatattaaaatgtaagctcattacaaaattaatcaaaaatacaCTTACTTTGGAAGTTTGATGTAAAAAGCtcttgcaaaaataaataatacttaTAAGCTGCAAATGTAAAATAGTGGACAACAAATGTATGTTCAAATTCATTTAATCCTTAATAtggaaaaaaagtattattaaccaaaaaatagatttaaaatagTAAAGTTTTCtgattagttttaattttggcTTAATACAtaacatagattttttttatttatgatttaaaggaaaaaacaaCTACTGAAAATGGGAAATTCCGGAAGTGTCAACCATATGCAATCGGGCCTTAAAGAACTTCACTCCTACTATCAAGTTCAATCGAATGGTCATAACAGCAACGCAGACGAAGACTTTGATTTCTCTGATAAAGCAAATCCGTTGATGATTCAAATATCGACCAATCGAGAAAGGGAATTAACTTCATTACCTGCTGCTAAGACATTAGAAACTAATAATTGCAATCAAATCAAAGTCTTGCCAATTGTAAGTTCAAATCTTCGTTTAAGATCCACTAGAAATGGTGCTATTTTACATTCTGGTGGAACTATAAGTGGCCGGAGGGAATCAGTACTTTCTAATCCGACTATGACAAGATCTAAAACATTAATTGCCGAAAATTCAGAACAATATATGAACAGAACTCAATTTTCGACATGTAAAATACCGATGACAATGATGAATCAACGGTCAAAGACCCAACTGGATATAAATATACGAAAAGGAATTCCTAATACAATTGCAGATCAAAATGTCAACTTAAGGCATTCCACTTCCAATCTCGATTTGAGGAGACAAAGTACGTCTAAGGAAAATATAGAAACACAATGCAATGATACTTTTCAAAAGCTATCGAAAgcaaagctaaaaaataaaaaacgaaaagctCCTCCAGTTCCAGCCTCGTCATCAGAAATACCTTTCTTTGTTATCAATCAGAGTAACGATTTAGAAAGAAAACAGAGATTATTCAAAACTAAAGTCGAAACAACTGCTAATCTTGGAAAACAGCCTTTCAAACGTCAAAGTCAGCCCGAAGAGCAACTTTCGGAAGTCGTAATGAAAACGAACTTAAGCCCTGGGTATCGAAGAGAGAAGTCATTCGATGCGAAATTGTTGTTAATAGGCTCTTCAAGAAATAGTCCAAACATCGCCAAAAGAAAATCTCTCGAAATGACAAAGGCAACAAATTTATTACCCTCCCCGGTTGTTCTTAATAGAATAGAGAAATCTAATATAACAACACACTTTGAAGGTTCTACCAAATCACATTTACgctcatttaaaaaatctacaGATCACTCAGCACGTCAAAGAGATCCAAGTGAGGAAAGGCGAAAGTTTACAATACCAAATTCTAAGCCGAATAGATCTGAAACTCAATCAAAAATTCCACAACTAAAGAAAACTTTCTATTTCGGAATGGAGAGCTCCAAACGCAAACAATTAGAAACGACAAAAATAATGCCAAACAATTGtattccaaatgttgaaaaattggACGAAACAAGAAATTCATTCTTAAAAGATCTTGACGAAGTTTATTCATTGAACCATACATTTGACAGCGAAATGAAAAATGACAATAGCATTCAACTCAACGTTCGGCCAACACTACCCCGTCGGCAACTAGAAATTCCTCGTTTTAGCCCAGTTGCGGCTTGGCGAACATTGTCCGCTGCCGATGAACACCGAAAGGAACAACATGCACATTCGACAACAATTTTCACTAGCCCTAGTCCGCCATTACTGAATGCCGCCATTGAAACAGCAAATACATTTCTGTTTGAAGATCGAATTCATCGCACCTATCGTGATCCATGTCCgttttatgcagataataaaAGTGGTGACAGTGGTATATCTGGTGATGATGGTTATATGGTTGAGAAACCTATTCAGCCACAAAATTTGGAATatgttcagaaaaattttgGCCACGAATTAACTAATTATGACCGTAGTTACCCAGTGGAGGAGTTAGGTACGTCACCTATGGAATTAGTAGGACCATTTTTGACAGCCTGGACACCGCAACAGGATTTGGAGGATGAAGAGGATTCTAGTTTCGATGGCGACAAAGTTAAATTGACAGAAAACATGGCCAATTCTCTTACACCAAGATCGCCGCATGTCTTTAGTCTGTCATTGCCAAGAGAAATTCAATTTGCTAATTATAGGGAAAAGGTGAGTAGATAATAAAAGAATGTAATGGTCGATGGTAGGTgtcacaatttaattttgttgtcaacttCTCAATTCATTGAAGATTTATTTAGATACAAATAAAGTTCTATAAAATCTGGCTGAACAAAAAGGCTAGAGCCAGTAGATTGGgttaagaaaagtaaaaaatcgTATTAGAGGAgttctgtttaaaaaatacttaaaactgaaTGTTATTAAAAGCTGTGAATTATAAAAAGCAATGAACCcattattttgattaatttttaaacaaatttgtttgagtgcaggctttaaaaaattagtttttaagcttgaaattaaaaaaaaaactttttttactcaaaacgTATGAAATCCATAAAGCCATTTGCTTACaataaacaatttatcaaaCCTCATTTTTGACCTAAGATATTCTCAAgaatacattttgaatattgtttttaacccACTGGATCTTTTGACCACAACACcacaatattcaatattttttttaacccacTGGATCTATTGACCAGAACACCACAACAAATTATAAAGTTCAACTTCTTAGACTTTGTTAACACATGTAGCGCAATGGTTAAATAATGATATCACcccttttaaatattaaatatttagaataatCTATTATGCGACtccaaaatgttaaacttttcttttcgttttgctaacaagaaaatttctaattgttttttattaatccaATATGGATTAAGCAAATTGATTGAAGTTAAAGTAGTCATTCCGTGATTTCAACTAAACTTTAATCATTTGTTAAAGCTcagtaaattgcttaaaatatcttgaaaattttaccaaatcgtttaaaatgttgCTCCTGTATTTTATCTTATTCTAAAGTAATTGCATATTGAGCACATGTGcaaataaattgaaagtaaTTTAAGACATTTTAATAACTCAAAGccgaatttagtaaaaaaaacattaatccgGTTAAACAAGGCACATTTGATTAAATGGCACACCTACCGCCCACTCAAAATACTTAGTTAAttcccattaaaaaaaaaacaatgtttctgtTATAGAACAAACAGGGTTTTAGAAGCTTGCAAAAGCTTAAACGTACCACTTCAATCGAGTCGAATGTCATCAATGGAGGTTGTAATCAGTCATCAACAGGCTCCCAGAATAACTTAAAGCTTTTTAGTGGAGAGCATGTTTCTTTGGGAAACAATTTTCGCAGTGACAACTGGGTCTTAAGCAAAACAACTGGAATGACAGCAGCTGCTTCTATGCACGTTAAAAAGGATTCTAAAAATGGTGTAAATCGCATGAATTCCAAAActaacaacaattattttgatatgTCCGCTTCCACACAACCGATATCTTTGGGGAGCCTCGCTACTGGAAAACATGTAATGTACTTGCCAAATCAGTCGACAGCTCATGAATTTTCAAAGCAGTCGAAAGCGACAAAAACTAGACCAACAAGACTAGAACCCACGGTTTCTAAAAATGtaaggaatttaatttttcaaaacatttcactCATATTTGACTGTGTTACAgattaaatgttttgattttcaaaattcggtaCGTCAAAACGATCTAAGACTGGCAgacaaactgtcaaaaaaagccGACCATAAAGAAGCTTTCCGCAAAACTGAACTAGAAGTAATGAGAAGGTTTGCTTTATTTAATCgatgtcaaaaagaaaatttaatatacggattacatttttttttagagttgaaGAGGAATTTCAGAAAAAACGTGCCTACGAAAAGGCTTCAATTCGTCAACAGCTAAGATTTCATTCCATGGATGATGACAACTTTATGAGCCTCCCTAACATAAATGACTATCGTGCTGAACCCGATGGTGCTGTTTCAAGTGCATCTGAGTCATCTCTTGTGCGTAAAAcataggttttaatttttgtaaaaatttataaaactttaatatttcgaTCTGCGGATATATATAATTATTGCGAATTGCGATAATTGATTAAcaacgttattt harbors:
- the LOC129953382 gene encoding uncharacterized protein LOC129953382: MGNSGSVNHMQSGLKELHSYYQVQSNGHNSNADEDFDFSDKANPLMIQISTNRERELTSLPAAKTLETNNCNQIKVLPIVSSNLRLRSTRNGAILHSGGTISGRRESVLSNPTMTRSKTLIAENSEQYMNRTQFSTCKIPMTMMNQRSKTQLDINIRKGIPNTIADQNVNLRHSTSNLDLRRQSTSKENIETQCNDTFQKLSKAKLKNKKRKAPPVPASSSEIPFFVINQSNDLERKQRLFKTKVETTANLGKQPFKRQSQPEEQLSEVVMKTNLSPGYRREKSFDAKLLLIGSSRNSPNIAKRKSLEMTKATNLLPSPVVLNRIEKSNITTHFEGSTKSHLRSFKKSTDHSARQRDPSEERRKFTIPNSKPNRSETQSKIPQLKKTFYFGMESSKRKQLETTKIMPNNCIPNVEKLDETRNSFLKDLDEVYSLNHTFDSEMKNDNSIQLNVRPTLPRRQLEIPRFSPVAAWRTLSAADEHRKEQHAHSTTIFTSPSPPLLNAAIETANTFLFEDRIHRTYRDPCPFYADNKSGDSGISGDDGYMVEKPIQPQNLEYVQKNFGHELTNYDRSYPVEELGTSPMELVGPFLTAWTPQQDLEDEEDSSFDGDKVKLTENMANSLTPRSPHVFSLSLPREIQFANYREKNKQGFRSLQKLKRTTSIESNVINGGCNQSSTGSQNNLKLFSGEHVSLGNNFRSDNWVLSKTTGMTAAASMHVKKDSKNGVNRMNSKTNNNYFDMSASTQPISLGSLATGKHVMYLPNQSTAHEFSKQSKATKTRPTRLEPTVSKNIKCFDFQNSVRQNDLRLADKLSKKADHKEAFRKTELEVMRRVEEEFQKKRAYEKASIRQQLRFHSMDDDNFMSLPNINDYRAEPDGAVSSASESSLVRKT